AATCGCCTGACGCTATCTGCTGATTGGCAGATGCTGCTGCCGAGTGGGGAACGCCCACAAAGCCAGCGTCACTGGTGCTTAGGCTCGGAAGGCATGGATACCCTTCGTGAGAAGGTGGATGCGCTGAGGCAGGAGTGTATGAAGTCTGATGCGCTGTCGCTGCAACTGAGTGAAGCGCTGCTGTTGCAGATTGCGCTGCTGGCGGCGCGCTATCGCCACACGCCGGATAATCCACAACTGGCTGATGCGCACCAGTTGGATATGTTGATGAATGCGTTGCGTGCCAGCATTGCGACGCCGTTTCGCTTTGAAGCCTTCTGCGAACAGCACCACTTCAGCGCTCGCAGTTTACGTTCACGCTTTAAAGAACAAACCGGCATGAGCGTGCCACACTACCTGCGCCAGTTACGGCTCTGTAAGGCGATGGAGTTGCTGCGTTATGACCTGCAAACCATTGGCGACGTTGCCGCGCTGTGCGGCTTTGAAGACAGCAACTACTTCTCTGTGGTGTTCCATCAGGCGTTTGGCGTTTCTCCCAGTGCCTATCGTCAGCGCTTCCTGAATGTGGAGTGACGGCGCTTTTTAGCTATTGGGTGCGATGAATTAATGGCGGGTTAATAGTGGTAGCGGCAGGCAGCGATCATCATGGCGTCATCGGTGATGGCATAAACCAAACGATGTTCTTCGGTGATACGGCGCGACCAGAAACCAGCAAGGTTATGTTTAAGTGGCTCTGGTTTTCCTTTTCCCTCAAAAGGTGTTCTGCGCGTTTCTTTTATTAATTCATTGATCTTTTTGACCATCCGCTTATCGATGTCCTGCCAGTACAGGTAGTCTTCCCATGCTTCTTCTGACCAGATTAGTTTCACTCAATGATATCTCTTTCTTCGCCATGGCCAGCCTTAAGGCTCTCGATTGAGTTCATCAGTCTTTTGGCATTGGCTGGTGAACGCAGTAAATACGCGGTTTCTTCTAGAGAGTTATACTCTTCCAAAGACATCAGCACGCAGGCTTCACCATTCTGTCGAGTGATAAGAATAGGAGCACGGTCTTCGACCGTTTTCATCATGGTCGCCGATAGATTTTGTCGGGCTTCACTGTAGCTAATTGTACGCATTTGTACCTCCTGATATGTACTTATCATTGTACAATGTCGCCGCGTTTTTAACCACCCAATCTTTCTTCAACAGCGCTACTCCGCCACCGTTGAAAGCAACAGGCGCGTGTAAGGGTGCAGCGGTTGATTGAAGATCTGCTCGACCGGCCCCGTTTCTACGATATCCCCGTCTTTCATCACCGCGATGCGGTGGCTCATGTGCTGTACCACGCCCAGATCGTGAGAAATAAACAACATTGTCAGCCCCAGTTGGCGTTGCAACGCGACGAGTAAGTCCAGTACCTGTGCTTGTGTTGTGACGTCCAGCGCTGATACCGGTTCGTCGCAGATCAGTATCTCAGGTTCTGAAGCCAGCGCCTGTGCGATGGAAACGCGCTGGCGTTGCCCGCCGGACAGCGCTCTTGGGCGGCGGCTCAGCAGGTCGGGCGTCAGGCCAACGTATTCCAGTAGCGTCAGAATGCGGCGCTGTTTCTCGTCGTCGCTCAGATCGCGGCGCAGGCGCAGCGGCTGGTTCAAAATCTGGGCGACGGTAAATTGCGGATCGAACGAGCTAAGCGGATCCTGTGTGATCGTCTGAATGCGTGCGCGTAGCGGTCGGCGCTCGCGCTCTGTTAAAGCGCTCCAGGCATGGTCCGCCAGTCGGACTTCGCCGCTGTCTGGTTTTTGCAGCGCCAGAATGACTTTGCCCAGCGTGGTTTTACCCGAGCCGGATTCCCCGACGATACCCAGCGTTTCACCGCGTTTGATCTGGAGAGACACCTGATTGACGGCCTGCATCCTGC
The genomic region above belongs to Pectobacterium colocasium and contains:
- a CDS encoding helix-turn-helix domain-containing protein, whose amino-acid sequence is MATAVRGLKLQTEDYFLTDKNAVMVAERHPQPVFPLHHHDFDELVIVWRGNGLHLWNDVPYRITRGDMFYVSAHDRHSYESVHELELDNILYIRNRLTLSADWQMLLPSGERPQSQRHWCLGSEGMDTLREKVDALRQECMKSDALSLQLSEALLLQIALLAARYRHTPDNPQLADAHQLDMLMNALRASIATPFRFEAFCEQHHFSARSLRSRFKEQTGMSVPHYLRQLRLCKAMELLRYDLQTIGDVAALCGFEDSNYFSVVFHQAFGVSPSAYRQRFLNVE
- a CDS encoding Txe/YoeB family addiction module toxin codes for the protein MKLIWSEEAWEDYLYWQDIDKRMVKKINELIKETRRTPFEGKGKPEPLKHNLAGFWSRRITEEHRLVYAITDDAMMIAACRYHY
- the yefM gene encoding YoeB-YefM toxin-antitoxin system antitoxin YefM, whose translation is MRTISYSEARQNLSATMMKTVEDRAPILITRQNGEACVLMSLEEYNSLEETAYLLRSPANAKRLMNSIESLKAGHGEERDIIE